The following are encoded in a window of Arvicanthis niloticus isolate mArvNil1 chromosome 1, mArvNil1.pat.X, whole genome shotgun sequence genomic DNA:
- the LOC143443642 gene encoding uncharacterized protein LOC143443642 isoform X1, whose product MFLLTPENFPLECALERRRRRRQLWRGGKGERALFHLPGGGARIGADPEGAGRRGSHPAAGSRLRAGRSPHPRSRRIRLFSDKERGNDALRLEGRLLFRKLRPEWAASPARHSSSSRFALPKFAALAQILGFADSGLERRGVLACLLPCLSRSGVHSCCELNLQKFCTRLNKIKSFLAAKSSFAPSLYEESKNQS is encoded by the exons ATGTTTCTGCTGACTCCTGAAAATTTTCCACTTGAATGTGCACtggagcggcggcggcggcggcggcagctcTGGAGAGGCGGCAAGGGCGAGAGAGCCCTCTTTCATCTCCCGGGAGGAGGAGCCCGGATCGGCGCGGACCCCGAAGGGGCCGGGCGCCGGGGGAGTCACCCGGCTGCAGGCTCTAGGCTGCGCGCCGGACGCTCTCCCCACCCGCGATCGCGCCGAATTCGGCTCTTCTCAGACAAGGAGCGAG GCAACGACGCTCTCAGGCTGGAAGGGAGGTTGCTCTTCAGGAAACTGAGGCCGGAGTGGGCGGCTTCCCCAGCCCGCCACTCCTCCTCAAGCCGTTTCGCTTTACCTAAGTTCGCGGCGCTCGCGCAAATCCTGGGCTTTGCAGACTCCGGGTTGGAGCGTCGCGGAGTCCTCGCTTGTCTCCTGCCCTGTCTTTCTAGAAGTGGAGTTCACTCTTGCTGCGAGTTGAATCTCCAGAAATTCTGCACTcggttaaataaaataaagtctttccTGGCTGCAAAAAGCAGCTTCGCGCCGTCCCTTTATGAAGAAAGTAAGAATCAATCATAA